The window TCGTCCAGCATGCCGGTGTCTCACCGTACGCGCACACACCCCAGTCCACGGCACTGTCCGGTCTGCGGCCCGACTGGCTGTTCCCGGACAAGGTGAACGGCACGTGCGACGACCTCAAGCCCCGGTTCCGCGGCCTCGGCGACGGCGCGGACGGCCACTGCACCGCGATCAACCGGCCGGACGTGACGACGATCTACCCGCCCATGGCGCAGCTCTGGTTCGCCGCCGTCCGCGCCTTCGTGCCGGCCACCGCGCAGTACATGCCGTTCCAGGTGGCGGGCCTGCTGCTGTCCCTCGTGGTGACCGTCGCCCTCGTGGTGGTGCTGCGGAAGACCGGTCGCCCGACGTGGTGGGCCGCGCTCTGGGCCTGGTCGCCGCTGGTGGCGTCCGAGGCCGTGACGAACTCGCACGTCGACGCCCTGGGCGCGGCGCTCGCGACCGCGGGTGCCGTGCTCGTCGCGTTCGGCCGACCGATCTGGGGCGGGATCGCGCTGGGAGCGGCCACGGCCACCAAGCTCATCCCGGCGATCGTGTACCCGCCGTTGCTCGGCCGGTGGCGGTCCTGGTGGGCGATCCCGGTCGGCATCGCCGTGTTCGGGCTGCTGTACGTGCCGTACGTGCTGACGACGGGGCTCGACGTGCTCGGGTACCTGCCCGGTTACCTGAGCGAGGAGGGCTACGAGGACGGATCCCGGTTCGCGCTGGTGTCGATGGTCTTCCGGGGCGACGCGGCGACCGTGGTGGTCGGGCTCGCCGTGCTGCTCGCCGCGTTCGTCGCGTGGCGGCTGTCGGACCCGTCCAGGCCGTGGTCCGGCGAGGTCCTGGTGATCGGCGTGACGTTCCTCGCCGTGACCCCGCGCTACCCCTGGTACGCGCTGCTGCTCATCCCGTTCGTGGTGCTGTCCGGGCGGTGGGAGTGGCTGTCGATCGGACTCGCGATCGCGCTGCGCGGGGTGTGGCCGTCGACGGACGCCTACCGGTGGTGGCTGCTCGCCGCGGTGGCCGTCATCGTGGTGGTCACGCTCCTGCGCACGAGCCGGTCCGACTGGCGGCGCTGGTGGGAACGGCTGTCGTTCCGGCGCGTCGAGCACGTACGCTGAGCCGCATGGCACCCGCGACCCTGCTCGGCACGACCGTGGACCCGGCGTCCGCCGGACTCGTCGACCGCTTCGGGCGTCGCGCGATCGACCTGCGGGTGTCCCTGACCGAACGCTGCAACCTGCGCTGTACCTACTGCATGCCGGCCGCCGGGCTGCCGTTCGCCCCCGACGACGCCCTGATGACCGCTACGGAGATCGAGCGACTGGTCCGCATCGGGTCGTCGCGGTTCGGCGTGCGCAAGGTGCGGTTCACCGGCGGCGAGCCGATGCTCCGGCACGACCTGGTCGACGTGATCGCCC of the Curtobacterium sp. TC1 genome contains:
- a CDS encoding glycosyltransferase family 87 protein, which produces MSDRLRAVRPSSAAGPGARLAVVGAVVGVLALAGVIAFGVTHLGFLRSDTRSSFVAWTLIAWTVFVIAVLALRFVPARWTTAVVVVGAVVVGIAALAGPPSTSTDSARYAWDGIVQHAGVSPYAHTPQSTALSGLRPDWLFPDKVNGTCDDLKPRFRGLGDGADGHCTAINRPDVTTIYPPMAQLWFAAVRAFVPATAQYMPFQVAGLLLSLVVTVALVVVLRKTGRPTWWAALWAWSPLVASEAVTNSHVDALGAALATAGAVLVAFGRPIWGGIALGAATATKLIPAIVYPPLLGRWRSWWAIPVGIAVFGLLYVPYVLTTGLDVLGYLPGYLSEEGYEDGSRFALVSMVFRGDAATVVVGLAVLLAAFVAWRLSDPSRPWSGEVLVIGVTFLAVTPRYPWYALLLIPFVVLSGRWEWLSIGLAIALRGVWPSTDAYRWWLLAAVAVIVVVTLLRTSRSDWRRWWERLSFRRVEHVR